GACCAACCGCCATGGCGACTGGAGCGCGGTGAAAACCTTCGCCTTCGACCATCGCCTGCAGCTTGAGGAAATGGAGGGCTACAGCCTTCCCAAGGCGAGCGCGTTCAAGGAGCTGTGTCTTGAAGCCGCTCTGAGGGTGCAGGACGGCAAGCCGGGCTTCGGCATTCTGTGCGATGGACGCATAGGCCGCTCGGCCCTGCACGCTGCCTCCGGCTCGGGTCTGTGGATCGGGCGTCCGGCAGAACTCCCCGGCTCGCGTCCCATCGAATTCGAGCAGGAGCTGGGTCCCGACCTTGGCCGCCTGAGGGAATGGCCAAGGGAGAATGTCGTCAAGCTCCTGGTCTTCTGTCATCCGCGAGATGACGCCGAAATGCGCAAGCTGCAGGAAGAGCGCGTGCTGCGCCTGTTTACCGCTGCGCGGCGAAACAATCTCGAATTCCTGCTTGAGGTCATTCCCTCGAAGGTCGCACCCGTCGATGATGAGACCACGGCCACGCTGATCCAGCAGTTCTATGATGCAGGCATCTACCCGGACTGGTGGAAACTGGAGCCTTTCAAGACGCAGGCGGCCTGGAACAATGCCGTACGGGCGATCGAGCGCAATGATCCGCGCACGCGCGGGATCGTGGTCCTGGGACTGGATGCACCGGAAGCCGACCTGGCCGAAAGCTTCGCGCTTGCGGCCCAACGCCCGCTCGTCAAGGGCTTTGCGGTGGGCAGGACCATCTTCGCCGACGTTGCACGTGCATGGTTCAAGGGCCAGATCAGCAGTGCCGAGGCGGTGGAGCAGATGGCACAACGGTATTCACGGCTTTGCAATATCTGGGACGAAGCTCGCACGAATGCCCGTTTGAACGCGGCCTGAGGAGAAGCGTGATGGCAAAGACTATCAGATTGACGGCTGCACAGGCCATGGTTCGATGGCTGGCTGCACAGATGACCGGGGACGGCGAGCGTTTCGTTGAAGGCATCTGGGGCATTTTCGGCCACGGCAATGTTGCCGGATTGGGCGAGGCTCTGGAAAAGTCGAAGCAGGATTTTCCCACCTGGCGCGGACAGAACGAACAGACAATGGCGCACACTGCCATTGCCTATGCCAAGGCGATGAAACGCAGGCGCGCAATGGCCGTGACCACCTCGATCGGACCGGGTGCGACGAACCTCGTGACGGCGGCGGCGCTCGCCCATGTCAACCGCCTCCCGATCCTGTTGATCCCCGGTGACGTGTTCGCCAACCGCCGGCCCGATCCGGTACTGCAGCAGGTTGAGTCCTTCGAGGACGGAACGGTTTCGGCCAATGATTGCCTTCGTCCGGTCTCCCGCTATTTCGACCGGATTGCACGACCAGAGCAGTTGCTTACCGCCCTGCCGCGGGCGCTGGCGACGATGACCGACCCCGCCAGCTGCGGTCCGGTCACACTCGCATTCTGCCAGGACACCCAGGCTGAAGCCTATGACTATCCCGCTGAGTTCTTCGAACCGCGCATATGGCGCATCCGCCGTCCGCAGCCGGACCTGCAGGAAGTCGAAGATGTCGCCGCACTGCTCAGATCTGCCACGTCGCCTTTGATCGTTGCCGGGGGAGGGGTGATCTACTCGCAGGCGGAGGCTGCCCTGGCGCGTTTTGCGGAGACCCACAACATTCCCGTGGTTGAGACGCAGGCCGGCAAATCGGCGCTGCCTCAAAGCCATCCCCTCAATTTCGGAGCAAGCGGCGTGGATGGTTCCGCTGCTGCCAACGCCCTTTCTTCAAAGGCTGATCTCGTGATCGGGGTGGGCACGCGTTTCCAGGATTTTACCACGGGATCCTGGGCACTTTTCGGGAACCCGGAGCGGCGATTGGTTTCCATCAATGTCGCCGCCTATGACGCAGTCAAACATGGCGCCCTCCCCGTCATGGGTGACGCCAGGGTGGCGCTGGAAGCCATTTCCGCCGCTCTGGGTTCCCACCGCGCTGCTCCACCGAAGCTTGAGTTGCGCGAGACATGGCTCAAGGCAGTTGACGAACATTGCCGCGACCGCCAGCGTCCGGCGGGAGAGTTGCCAAGCGACGCGGAAGTCATCGGCGCCGTGCAACGCGCGGCGAACGAAAACGCGATAGCCATGTGCGCGGCAGGCACAATGCCCGGAGCCTTGAAGCTTTTGTGGCAGCCAAGCCAGGGTGGCTATCACATGGAATACGGCTTTTCCTGCATGGGCTACGAGATTGCCGGGGCCATGGGCGTCAAGCTGGCAGCGCCCGAGCGCGAAGTGATCTGCTTCGTCGGTGACGGCTCCTACATGATGGCCAATTCGGAACTGGCGACCGCTGTCATGCGGCGAATTCCCTTCACGGTCGTCCTTACCGACAACCGCGGATATGGCTGTATCAACCGCTTGCAGCAGGCCTGCGGCGGTGAGGAATTCAACAATCTCTACAAGGACTGCAATGTCGAGCAACAGCCGCAGATCGACTATGTGGCCCATGCGGCATCCATGGGCGCCCATGCCGTGAAGGCGGAAAATATCGCCGACCTAGAGGCAAGAATTGCAGAGGCGCGCAGCCGCGACATTCCGACGGTCATCGTGATCGAAACCGATCCTCGCGAAGGTCCGGGCTTCGGCGAGGCGGGTCACTGGTGGGACGTCGCCGTGCCGGAAACCGGGCAAACCGACAAGCTTGCACGTGCCTATGCAAGCTACCTCGAAAACCAGCAACGCCAGCGCCTCGTCAACTGAGCGAGACAGGAGAAGAAATGGTCCGTTTCGGCACGAACCCGATTGCCTGGGCAAATGATGACGATCCCATGCTGGGCGCGCATATACCGACTGAACGCATACTTGATGAGGCTGGTCGCCAGATCGGTTTCGATGGCATCGAGAACGGGCATCGCTGGCCCGCCGATCCCGAAGAGCTGAGGGTACTGATGGAGAAGGCCGGTCTCGCCTTCATCTCCGGATGGCACTCCCTCAATCTGCTTTCGCACTCCGTGGAAGAGGAAAAGCGTGCAATCCAACCACATCTCGACCGGCTGAAGCACAATGGGTGCAAGGTTTGCATCGTCTGCGAGACCTCGAATTCGGTCCAGGGACAGCCAAAGGCGCTGACGGAGCGCGTTGTGCTTTCTGAGGATGAGATGAAGGAATTCGCCGCCAAGGTCGAGGAGATCGCCCGTTTCTGCAACGCGCAGGGCATTGATCTTGTCTACCATCACCACATGGGGACGGTGGT
This genomic window from Nitratireductor basaltis contains:
- the iolD gene encoding 3D-(3,5/4)-trihydroxycyclohexane-1,2-dione acylhydrolase (decyclizing), with product MAKTIRLTAAQAMVRWLAAQMTGDGERFVEGIWGIFGHGNVAGLGEALEKSKQDFPTWRGQNEQTMAHTAIAYAKAMKRRRAMAVTTSIGPGATNLVTAAALAHVNRLPILLIPGDVFANRRPDPVLQQVESFEDGTVSANDCLRPVSRYFDRIARPEQLLTALPRALATMTDPASCGPVTLAFCQDTQAEAYDYPAEFFEPRIWRIRRPQPDLQEVEDVAALLRSATSPLIVAGGGVIYSQAEAALARFAETHNIPVVETQAGKSALPQSHPLNFGASGVDGSAAANALSSKADLVIGVGTRFQDFTTGSWALFGNPERRLVSINVAAYDAVKHGALPVMGDARVALEAISAALGSHRAAPPKLELRETWLKAVDEHCRDRQRPAGELPSDAEVIGAVQRAANENAIAMCAAGTMPGALKLLWQPSQGGYHMEYGFSCMGYEIAGAMGVKLAAPEREVICFVGDGSYMMANSELATAVMRRIPFTVVLTDNRGYGCINRLQQACGGEEFNNLYKDCNVEQQPQIDYVAHAASMGAHAVKAENIADLEARIAEARSRDIPTVIVIETDPREGPGFGEAGHWWDVAVPETGQTDKLARAYASYLENQQRQRLVN
- the iolE gene encoding myo-inosose-2 dehydratase, giving the protein MVRFGTNPIAWANDDDPMLGAHIPTERILDEAGRQIGFDGIENGHRWPADPEELRVLMEKAGLAFISGWHSLNLLSHSVEEEKRAIQPHLDRLKHNGCKVCIVCETSNSVQGQPKALTERVVLSEDEMKEFAAKVEEIARFCNAQGIDLVYHHHMGTVVQTPDEIDAFMAATGPATKLLFDAGHCSFGGGDPVEVLSRHVDRVGHFHAKNVRPAIRERVEREGLSFMDGVRAGVFTVPGDQEGEVDFAPLLKLLAEHDYDGWIVIEAEQDPDIYNPLLYQTLGLATLKRQAAEAGLI